The sequence below is a genomic window from candidate division KSB1 bacterium.
TACAATTTGGTGATTCTGCGTATGCCCGCCCGTTGTGAAAACCTCAACTCCGGGGATAATTTCTTGATTTCCAGAAATAAGCTGCACCTGATCAGATTCCTCGATTGCTTGCCAATTTTGAGCTAAATAGCTGCCGCGACTTCTGGGGTCCGGTTTTTTTGCGTATTCAAACTCATCCTGTTGAAAATAATAAGTCGCATTTGGAAAGGTCGGCTTGAGTTCACCATTTTCATCTTTTGAACAATTACCGCCGCAATGATCGAAATGTAAATGGGTCAGCACAACTTTTGTGATATCATCTGGTTTAAGACTTATTGAATTCAAACTTTTCAACAAACTAGTGGATTTATCGATTTCAAACATTTCAAAAAATTTCTCGTTGTAATTTTCGCCGATACCCGTGTCCACCAAAACAATATCATCATTGGTCTTAATAAGCAGGCTGTTAAGTCCCATTTCAATTCGATTCATTTCATTGGGCGGGTTGGTTTTTTCCCAAAGGACTTTCGGCACCACACCAAACATCGCACCACCGTCAAGCTTAAACTTGCCGTCACTCAAAACAAATAATTCAAAGTCGCCGAATTTCATGCCAGTTCTTTTAAAATCTCCCTTGAGATAACCATGCGCAGAACTTCCGAGGTGCCTTCTCCTATCACGGTGAGTTTGGCATCACGCCAATATCTTTCAACCGGATAGTCCATACAGAATCCATAACCGCCAAAAATCTGGATAGCATTTTTGGTTGCCCGCATAGCGGCTTCGGAAGCAAATAATTTCGCCATAGCTGCTTCTTTCGTGTACGGCTTACCCTTATCCCGCAATCTGGCGGCATGATGAACCATCAGTCGTCCGGCGTGAATCTCAGTCGCCATATCTGCGAACATATTACCGATCGCCTGAAATTTTGAAATTGTTTTTCCGAATGCCTCTCGTTCTTGTGCATAAGCGGCCGCTTTCTCCATGGCACCCTGAGCTAGCCCGACCGCCATGGCCCCTATCCCAATTCTACCGCCGTCTAATGTGATGAGTGCCTGCTTGAATCCATCCCTTTCTTTTCCGAGCAAATTTTCTTTTGGCACTCTGCAGTTTTCAAATGAAACCGGATGTGTATCTGAAGCGCGAACGCCGAGCTTATCTTCTTTCTTGCCAACAACTATGCCGCCGAATCCCTTTTCAACGATAAATGCCGACATGCCTTTGGTGCCTTCGTCGGGGGTAGTCTTCGCAAACACAACAAATGTGTCAGCGACTCCTGCATTGGTTACGAAAGCTTTATTACCGTTTAATATATAATAATCACCTTCTAACAGGGCACTGGTTTTAGCAGCGCCTGCATCAGAACCGGAGCCGGGCTCGGTCAGGCAAAAGCTGCCAAGCGAAGTCCCTTGTGCAAGCGGCGGAAGATATTTTTGCTTCTGCTCCTCGGTTCCGAACAAATAAATTGGAGTCGCGCAAAGTGAAATGTGTGCTGCCATGGACAAGCAGGTTCCGCCACAGACTTTTGCCACTTCTTCAATCGCGAGCGCCAAACTCACGGTATCCATTCCAGCGCCGCCATATTCTTCCGGAAACGGAATGCCGAGAAAACCAAGTTCGGCCATCTTTTTAAAATTCTCCGCCGGGAACTCACCCTTTTCATCGAATTCGGCCGCTACGGGTTCGATTTCATTTTTTGCAAACTCACGAACGGTGTCGCGCATCATCTGTTGTTCTTCCGTGTAATCCATAATTCCTCTAACAGTTTTAAAAAAAGTGCTACGGTGTTTAAGTGTTAAGACAACTCAATCTTTTACACTTTAAAACATTAACACTCAAACACTGGAATCGTTACTTTCCTTCATATTTCGGTTCGCGTTTCTCTTTAAACGCGGTTAAACCTTCAATTCTATCTTTGGTCGGAATAATATTTTTATAGCATTCGAATTCAAGCTCCAGACCTTCACTCACACTTTTGTCGAGCCCTGAATAAATAGAGCGTTTTGCTTGCTGCACAGCCAAAGGTCCATTCTTGGAAATCTCAGTCGCGATTTCCAGAGCTTTTGCCATCAGCTCGGACTCGGTGACAACGAAATTAACCGCGCCCTGCTCAAGCGCTTCTTTTGCAGTAAAAAGTCTTGCCGAAGTAATCCACAAAATAGCATTACTCGGGCCAACTAAACGAGTCAATCTTTGGGTTCCGCCTGCCCCAGGAATAATCGCTAAAGCTGTCTCCCGTAAACCAAGTTGTGCTGACTCGACGACAACTCGTATGTCTGCCGCCAGCGCCACTTCAAAGCCGCCGCCAAACGCACTCCCTTGCATTGCAGCAATCGTTGGAACAGAAATCTCAGCGATTTTCCTCATCGATTCGCCGATGTTCTTTACGGTTGGCGCTACCTGCTCTTCCGGCATATCCGTGCGTTCTTTTAAATCCGCGCCGGCGCAGAAATACTTGCCATTTGCAGTAATAATAACCGAACGAACCGTGCCCTCATCAACGTCGTTTTGAATCTGCTCAGGGGCTTGACCTAATTCGGCAACCAGCTCACGGTTTAATGCATTAACCGGCGGCCGGTCGATAGTTAAAAGAGCAATATAGTCTTCAATTTTATAAT
It includes:
- a CDS encoding enoyl-CoA hydratase/isomerase family protein: MKFQHLNYKIEDYIALLTIDRPPVNALNRELVAELGQAPEQIQNDVDEGTVRSVIITANGKYFCAGADLKERTDMPEEQVAPTVKNIGESMRKIAEISVPTIAAMQGSAFGGGFEVALAADIRVVVESAQLGLRETALAIIPGAGGTQRLTRLVGPSNAILWITSARLFTAKEALEQGAVNFVVTESELMAKALEIATEISKNGPLAVQQAKRSIYSGLDKSVSEGLELEFECYKNIIPTKDRIEGLTAFKEKREPKYEGK
- a CDS encoding MBL fold metallo-hydrolase — protein: MKFGDFELFVLSDGKFKLDGGAMFGVVPKVLWEKTNPPNEMNRIEMGLNSLLIKTNDDIVLVDTGIGENYNEKFFEMFEIDKSTSLLKSLNSISLKPDDITKVVLTHLHFDHCGGNCSKDENGELKPTFPNATYYFQQDEFEYAKKPDPRSRGSYLAQNWQAIEESDQVQLISGNQEIIPGVEVFTTGGHTQNHQIVKVHSDGKTACFLADLVPTDSHLKTAYVMGYDLYPKTTMEMKEKVLKQALQENWLLIFEHAPSVKGGYLTEKEGKLRIEEVEI
- a CDS encoding acyl-CoA dehydrogenase, with the translated sequence MDYTEEQQMMRDTVREFAKNEIEPVAAEFDEKGEFPAENFKKMAELGFLGIPFPEEYGGAGMDTVSLALAIEEVAKVCGGTCLSMAAHISLCATPIYLFGTEEQKQKYLPPLAQGTSLGSFCLTEPGSGSDAGAAKTSALLEGDYYILNGNKAFVTNAGVADTFVVFAKTTPDEGTKGMSAFIVEKGFGGIVVGKKEDKLGVRASDTHPVSFENCRVPKENLLGKERDGFKQALITLDGGRIGIGAMAVGLAQGAMEKAAAYAQEREAFGKTISKFQAIGNMFADMATEIHAGRLMVHHAARLRDKGKPYTKEAAMAKLFASEAAMRATKNAIQIFGGYGFCMDYPVERYWRDAKLTVIGEGTSEVLRMVISREILKELA